CCACGTACACGCCCAGCGCACCCGTGCCGCGCGCATCGCGCTCTGCCTCCCGCTGCCGCGCCTCGGCCACGCGCAAGAGCGCGGTACGCAGCCGGAGCGTGGGCAGGCCAATCCAGGGTAGCCTCGTCCGCGCGGAGGTGGGCGAGGTCGGGCAGCGTCACCTCGGGCGCGGGCCCGGTGGTGGCCAAGCGGAAGGGGCCGTGCTACGCCGTGGCGTGCGCCAGCTCGAAACGAAGCCGCGCGCACGTGCGCCTCGGCCGCGAGGCGCGCCATGTGGAGCTCACCCAGCAGACGAGCGGCCTCGGCGCCGTCGTCCTCCGTCGCCGCGGAGAGCGTGCGCGCGCGTGTCACCACCTCGAGATTCTGCTGGCCAACCTCCACGCGCGCGACCGCAGCCACCACGCGCCGCTCGGCGAGGTGCAGCACCAGCCAGGCCTCTCCCGCCTCGAGCGCGGCGAGCATGCGCTCGGCCCGCTCTTCCACGTCGAGCGCGCCGAGCTCGGCGGCCAGGCCCTCGAGCCGCGCCGCACCCACGCGCCCGAGCGCGAACCCCTGCAGCAGCGTGATCTGCGCTTCGACCCCCACATCAGGCTGCGGGCGACGGCGCCGAGCCCACCTGCACCTGCACCTGGGGTTGCCCCCAACAGCCGACGTCGGCGACCGCGTCGGCGCGGCGGGCGCGCACCTGCTCGGCCACGCGTGCCTCGGGCCGCACCAGGGCGAGGTCGATGGCCTCTTCGAAGGTGAGCTCCAGCACGTCGGCGTGCGGCGTGCTCGGGTGGTCGAGCGTCGTGGCCTGCGCGCCGGCGGGGGCCGCCGGGGCGGAAACGAGCAGCAACACCGGGAGCGCGAGGAGGTGCCGCGCGCGCGAGCGGGCAACGAACGGGTGGCAGAGCATGACATCGCTCTACGGCGCCGACACGAGCCGCCCCTGAGACGAACATGAGAAAGCTCTCAGGTTGGACCGCGCGCTCAGCTGAGCAACGACAGCGCGCGCGCCAGGTCCGCGAGCCGCGTGGCGGGCTCCTGGTTGCCGCACGCCACCTCGGCGATGGGCACGCGCCGCACGTCACCGTGCCACATGCCGGACATGAAGCCGCGCTCCCGGCCAGGAGCCCGCTGGCACGTCGCGCCACGCGACGTGCCGCCAGGATTCGGTCGCGCGGGCTGGGCGCGCCGCCGCGCTGGACGTGGCCCAGCACCGTGACGCGCATGTCGGCGCCGGGCATCAGCGGCAGCAACGCCGCGGCGAGCGCTGCCGCACCCCCTTGGTCGTCACCCTCGGCCACCACCACCACGCTCGAGTTCCGCTTCGCCCACTCGGCGATCAGATGAGCCGCCAAGACGGGCACGTCGGTGGGCCACTCGGGCGTGACGATGGCCTCCGCCCCGCCGGCCACGCCCACCGCCATGGCGATGGCGCCCGAGTGCCGGCCCATGACCTCCACGAGGAACGCGGTGGTGGCTCTCGGCGGTGTCACGCAGGCGGTCGATAGCCTCACCCCGCCCCACGGCGGTGTCGAAGCCGATGGTCTCGTCGGTGCCGAGAACGTCACCAGTCGATGGTCCCGGGCACCCCGCCCACCGCGATGCCTTGCTCGTTCATGAGGGCGAGCGCCCCGCGCATGCTGCCGTCGCCACCGATGACCACCAGCGCGTCCGCGCCCGTCGCGCGCAGGTTCTCCGCGGCGCGGGCGCGCCCCTCGGGCTGCATGAAGGCCGCACAGCGTGCCGTGCCGAGGCGTGTACCGCCGTGCGAGGCGCGCGTCGAGGTCCCCATGCGCTCGAGGGGAAGATGCGGTTATCGAGCAGACCCGCGTAGCCATCCATGACGGCCAGCAGCTCCGCACCGGCCGTCTCGGTCACACGACCGATGGCGCGCACGCAGGCGTTCATGCCGGGTGAGTCGCCCCCCGAGGTGAGCACGGCGATGCGGCGGGGAGGAGTGACGCTAGGGTTGGTCATCGCCTCGGAGGCTAACGCGAACTGCGACTTGGATCGATGTTCGCGGATGCATCGCCGCCCCTCGACCGCTATGTAGTCGCGTGCCACGCGACGCCGTTCGATTCACCGCATGTACGCTGATGGCCCTCGCGCTCGGTCCAGCAGGCTGCGGAACCGCCACGTCGAGCCGCCGCCCGGGGCGAGGCCCACCCTCTGGCGAGCCTGTGGCCCCGACCCTGCCCGAGGTCGTGGGCCCTCGACCACCCTCCCGGGTGGCCGAGCGCGTGGCCTCGTCTCGGGCGCGTCTGCGGGCACACCCCGCGGGAGCCATCGTCTGGGCGTCCATCGAGGCCCACGGCGGCCTCGAGACCTGGCTCGGCAAGAGCACGGTGGCGTTCGAGTTCGACTACCAGCCGAGCGCTCAGCCAGAGCGCCGCATGCGCACGTTCAACCAAGTGGACCACTGGAGCGCCCGGGCTCGGCAGACCGAGCTGCCGGGTGGCAGCGGCCCCGAGGCCACCCTCGGGTGGGACGGCGAGCGAGCTTGGATCACGCCCGGCGTGGACGCGTTTCCCAGCAGCCCACGCTTCTGGGCGCTGACGCCGTACTACTTCGTGGGTATGCCCTTCGTGGCGGCCGACCCGGGGACGCAGTACGAGCGCCTCCCGGACGCCTCGCTCGATGGCGTGGTCCATCAGCTGGTGAAGCTGACGTACGGAGCTGGCGTGGGCGACGCGCCCGACGACTACTACATCCTGTACCTGCACCCCGACACGCATCACCTCACGGCGCTGCGCTACGTGGTGAGCTACCGGGCTTCTTCCGGAAGGCGGGCACACACCCGAGAAATTGATGCGCTACAGCGAGCCCACCGTCGTGGACGGGCTGCGCTTCGCGGGGCGCCTCGACACCTCCGCGTGGGACCTCGAAGCGGGCGTTCCGGGAGACGTGGTGACCACCATCCGGGTCTCCCGCCTCGCGCTGGGAGAGGCCTGGTCGCAGGCGCTGTTCGCCCCGCCCGACGGGGCCGTCGTCGCTGAAGACTTGCACGGGGGTGAAGTCGTAGAATCCGCATACGCCGGAGCGCGACGCCTGGTAGCTTGGCGCGCACCACCACGGGGGGTAATCAGCATGAACGTCGACTTCACGGAGCAGGGGACGCGCACCAACATCGAGGCGCGACCAAGGCATTTCAGGTCAGCGACCTCAGCAGCGCGCTCTTCCACGCGAAGCACCGGTGCTGTCGGTGGACCCGCAGAACGCGGCCATGCGCAGCATCCTCGACCGGATCGTGGCGCGCGCGGGCGCCGAGACGCTCACGCTGGTGCGCAACGACCAGGCCAAGTTCGACTACATCACCGTGGCCACCCGCGCATACGTTAAGGCGCGCCTCAACAACAACGTGGAGGCCTTCCCGCGAGCTGTGCTTCGTGGTGAACCTGCGACCCGACGTGCCCTACTTCCAGTGGGGCGCCGAGTGGGCCGCCGAGGCTCAGCTCCGCCAGAGCACCGAGGACGCGGTGAAGCTGGTGGTCATCCCCACGCTGCGCTGGCTCTCGGAGTGCCCGGCGCCCGTAGCCGACGACGACTACCGGCGCCCCAACGTGCTGGCCGCCGTGCGCGTCGCTGACCATCCTGCGCCAGCAACACGCGCAGGCCATGGTGCTCATGGCCGGCTCGTCCGCGCTGCGCCGCGCGGGAGACTTCGCGCCGGCCATCCAGCTCGCCGAGCAGTGCCACCAGCTCGACAAGCGCTGGAGCACCGCAATCATGGTGGCCACCGCGCACCGCGACGGCGGCGGCGCCGATCGCGCCATCAGTGGTACCGCTACCTCGCTCTCGCTCGAGGGCGCCGACCCCATCTCCACCCAGCTCAACATCGGCGACACGCTGCTGAGCGCGCAGCGCTGGGACGAACCATCGCAGCCTACCGCGAGGTGCTCGCGCAGAACCCCAAGCACCGCCACGCCGAAGTCGTCCATCACCGCCGCGGGTTCAAGAAGACGGGCAACCCGGCGTTCAAGTTCGCGCTCTACGACCAGGCCAGCACTCCGGGGCGCGCGTGGCAGCTGCTGTGCGACAGCCGGCCCTAGCGTGACTACGTGCACTTCCTGCCGGGGCCGGGTGACGCCAGCGCCAACGCGCTGCGCAACATCGTGCGTGACCTCACCCAGCACCCCGAGCGTGGCCAGGGCGGCAAGCTGGACATGAAGGTCACGCACCCCGGTCGCCCAGCGTGTTGCTGGCGTTCGAGCGCCTGGGCCGCCGCGCGAGCCTGCGGATCGGCGTGGGCCTCAGCTACGAGAGGTCAGCAGCCCGACCCGCGCGTCACGCGGGCCCGTGTCGTTCTCGCTGTGGCCGCTTCGACGCGCAGCGTGGGTATCCCAACGTGCCGGCGCCCGATCCGCGCGCCACCGAGGCCGTGGCCGCCATCGCCCGGCAGACCTTCCTGCTGGAGCGCTGGGACGCCGCCGCGAAGCCGCTCGGCGCGCAGATGGGGTGGCCTGGGTGGAGCCGGCTGCTCTCCCGGCATGGTGCACCCGCCGCCGCCGCCCAGGGCATGGACCCGTTCGCGTGGGTGCAGCGCATGCAGGTGGCCGCCGCGTTGGTCATCGCCCGCACGGACAACAGCTGGAGCGACACGGCGGGCCGGAAGTTCGCGCTGTTCAACCTGGCGCGCGGGCCCGGTGGACTGGACCACCGACGCGGCCATCATCGTGCCAGCCTGGCTCACGCGGAAAGAGCCGGCGCTGCGGCCAGGTGGAGGCGCTCTTCGGCGAGCTGCGCGCCAGCATCCCGAAGGATGGGTTCACCTGCTTCGAGCGGCCCCTGGCGCTGGCCTGGCCTAGCCATGGGC
The Sandaracinaceae bacterium genome window above contains:
- a CDS encoding 6-phosphofructokinase — encoded protein: MTPPRATTAFLVEVMGRHSGAIAMAVGVAGGAEAIVTPEWPTDVPVLAAHLIAEWAKRNSSVVVVAEGDDQGGAAALAAALLPLMPGADMRVTVLGHVQRGGAPSPRDRILAARRVARRASGLLAGSAASCPACGTVTCGACPSPRWRAATRSPPRGSRTWRARCRCSAERAVQPESFLMFVSGAARVGAVERCHALPPVRCPLARAAPPRAPGVAARFRPGGPRRRAGHDARPPEHAARRRAGAHLRRGHRPRPGAARGTRGRAGARPPRRRGRRRRLLGATPGAGAGGLGAVARSLMWGSKRRSRCCRGSRSGAWVRRGSRAWPPSSARSTWKSGPSACSPRSRRERPGWCCTSPSGAWWLRSRAWRLASRISRW
- a CDS encoding 6-phosphofructokinase, encoding MTNPSVTPPRRIAVLTSGGDSPGMNACVRAIGRVTETAGAELLAVMDGYAGLLDNRIFPSSAWGPRRAPRTAVHASARHAVRPSCSPRGAPAPRRTCARRARTRWWSSVATAACAGRSPS